A DNA window from Streptomyces canus contains the following coding sequences:
- a CDS encoding S9 family peptidase — protein MTTEPDSFPRRHARTQRFTLGAPRAFTVAPDGSRVVFLRSNSGTDRANSLWVLDTADGGERVAADPRALLGGAEERLSPQERARRERSREGGAGIVGHATDAAVELASFALSGRLFTAELRVGTARELPVPGPVIDPRPAPDGRHIAYVAQGALRVVGAEGEGDRALAVPESDHVTYGLAEFIAAEEMGRSRGFWWSPQSDRLLVARVDDTPVRRWWISDPAHPEREPHHVPYPAAGTSNADVRLFVVALDGARTEVSWDRARYPYLAHVHWSAAGAPLLLVQARDQRSQLYLAVDPESGATRMVHADEDPIWLDLFPGVPCWSPSGQLVRIADEGGARVLAVGERPLTGPQLHVRAVLDVTEDDVLVSASAGAEAESPETGEVHVYRVNELGVERVSQEPGVHSAVRAGGVTVLVSAALDRPGARVRVLRDGKETATVTSYAEDPGLTPRVTLIEGGARKIPCAVLMPQDYAGDSPLPVLLDPYGGPHGQRVVAAHNPHLTSQWFADQGFAVVVADGRGTPGRSPAWEKAVRDDLAAVVLQDQVDALQSLAEDFPLDLSRVGIRGWSFGGYLAALAVLRRPDVFHAAVVGAPVSDLRLYDTHYQERYLGHPDEQPAVYRRNSLVHDEGLVDAAEPHRPMMIIHGLADDNVVVAHSLRLSSALLAAGRPHEVLPLSGVTHMTPQETVAENLLRLQLDFLKRSLGMAQ, from the coding sequence ATGACGACCGAGCCTGACTCCTTTCCCCGCCGGCACGCCCGTACCCAGCGCTTCACGCTCGGCGCGCCGCGCGCGTTCACCGTGGCGCCCGACGGATCGCGTGTCGTGTTCCTGCGCTCGAACTCCGGCACGGACCGGGCCAATTCACTGTGGGTGCTCGACACGGCGGACGGCGGGGAGCGCGTGGCGGCCGACCCGCGCGCCCTCCTGGGCGGCGCCGAGGAGCGACTGTCGCCCCAGGAGCGGGCGCGCCGCGAACGCAGCCGCGAGGGCGGTGCCGGTATCGTCGGCCACGCCACCGACGCAGCCGTCGAGTTGGCCTCTTTCGCCTTGTCAGGGCGGCTTTTCACGGCGGAGCTGCGAGTCGGCACAGCACGTGAACTGCCCGTGCCCGGACCGGTGATCGACCCGCGCCCGGCCCCCGACGGACGGCACATCGCGTACGTCGCCCAGGGCGCCCTGAGGGTCGTGGGCGCCGAGGGCGAGGGAGACCGGGCGCTGGCCGTCCCGGAGTCGGATCACGTCACCTACGGTCTCGCGGAGTTCATCGCGGCCGAGGAGATGGGCCGGTCACGGGGTTTCTGGTGGTCGCCGCAGTCGGACCGGCTGCTGGTCGCGCGCGTGGACGACACGCCGGTGCGGCGCTGGTGGATCTCCGACCCGGCCCACCCGGAGCGTGAGCCACACCACGTCCCGTACCCGGCCGCGGGCACCTCCAACGCGGATGTACGGCTGTTCGTGGTGGCCCTGGACGGGGCCCGCACGGAGGTCTCCTGGGACCGGGCCCGCTATCCGTATCTGGCCCATGTGCACTGGTCAGCGGCGGGTGCCCCGCTGCTGCTCGTACAGGCGCGCGACCAGCGCAGTCAGCTGTATCTCGCGGTGGATCCGGAGTCCGGAGCGACCCGGATGGTGCACGCGGACGAAGATCCAATTTGGCTGGATCTTTTCCCTGGGGTGCCCTGCTGGAGCCCTTCGGGACAGCTCGTGCGGATCGCCGACGAGGGTGGCGCGCGGGTACTGGCGGTAGGAGAACGCCCGCTGACCGGACCGCAGTTGCACGTCCGCGCGGTGCTGGACGTGACCGAGGATGACGTGCTGGTCTCGGCGTCGGCCGGTGCGGAGGCTGAGTCACCGGAGACCGGCGAGGTGCACGTCTACCGGGTGAACGAGCTCGGGGTGGAGCGCGTCTCGCAGGAGCCCGGCGTGCACTCGGCGGTGCGCGCCGGGGGCGTGACCGTGCTGGTGTCGGCGGCCCTCGACCGGCCGGGCGCCCGCGTGCGGGTACTGCGCGACGGCAAGGAGACGGCGACTGTCACGTCGTACGCAGAAGATCCCGGTTTGACCCCGCGCGTGACCCTCATCGAGGGGGGCGCACGAAAGATCCCGTGCGCCGTGCTTATGCCGCAGGACTACGCCGGTGACAGCCCTCTTCCGGTTTTGCTGGACCCGTACGGGGGTCCGCACGGACAGCGGGTGGTCGCCGCGCACAATCCGCACCTGACCTCGCAGTGGTTCGCCGACCAGGGCTTCGCGGTGGTCGTGGCCGACGGCCGGGGCACCCCGGGCCGCTCCCCCGCCTGGGAGAAGGCGGTCCGGGACGACCTCGCGGCGGTCGTCCTCCAGGACCAGGTGGACGCGCTCCAGTCGCTGGCCGAGGACTTCCCTCTCGATCTCTCCCGGGTCGGGATCCGCGGCTGGTCCTTCGGCGGCTATCTGGCAGCCCTCGCGGTGCTGCGCCGGCCCGACGTCTTCCACGCGGCGGTGGTCGGCGCCCCGGTCAGCGATCTGCGCCTGTACGACACCCACTACCAGGAGCGCTACCTCGGCCACCCGGACGAGCAGCCGGCGGTGTACCGCCGCAACTCGCTGGTCCACGACGAGGGCCTGGTCGACGCGGCCGAGCCGCACCGCCCGATGATGATCATCCACGGCCTCGCGGACGACAACGTGGTGGTCGCCCACTCCCTGCGCCTGTCCTCGGCCCTGCTGGCCGCCGGCCGCCCGCACGAGGTGCTGCCGCTGTCCGGTGTGACCCACATGACCCCGCAGGAGACGGTCGCGGAGAACCTGCTGCGGCTTCAGCTGGACTTCCTGAAGCGGTCGTTGGGGATGGCGCAGTAA